Proteins from a genomic interval of Nostoc sp. TCL240-02:
- a CDS encoding TIGR00300 family protein, giving the protein MTSRIRFLMCPPDHYDVDYVINPWMEGNIHKSSRDRAVEQWQGLHQILKQHAIVDLVPPQKGWPDLVFTANAGLVLGENVVLSRFLHKERQGEEPFFKEWFEENGYTVNELPKDLPFEGAGDALLDREGRWLWAGYGFRSELDSHPYLAKWLDIEVLSLRLIDERFYHLDTCFCPLSNGYLLYYPGAFDSYSNRLIEMRVAPEKRIAIAEADAVNFACNTVNVDSIVIMNKASEALKTRLADVGFQVLETPLTEFLKAGGAAKCLTLRVTEPVRDEIHANVSVESRVIRMEGHLLDAGLINRALDLIIDAGGSFQVLNFNLGEQRQSTSAAEVKVSAPSHEVMEEIISLLIDLGAVDLPHDERDAILEPVIQNGVAPDDFYVSTIYPTEVRINGQWIKVENQRMDGAIAITQTPTGLVARCKILRDLEVGERVIVDVLGIRTIRKTESREQRSTQEFSFMSAGVSSERRVELVVEQVAWELRKIRDAGGKVVVTAGPVVIHTGGGEHLAQLVREGYVQALLGGNAIAVHDIEQNIMGTSLGVDMKRGVAVRGGHRHHLKVINSIRRYGSIPKAVEAGAIKSGVMYECVNNNVPFVLAGSIRDDGPLPDTQMDLIKAQEEYAKHLEGAEMILMLSSMLHSIGVGNMTPAGVKMVCVDINPAVVTKLSDRGSVESVGVVTDVGLFLSLLIQQLDKLTSPYVNKVG; this is encoded by the coding sequence ATGACTTCCCGTATTCGCTTTTTGATGTGTCCTCCTGACCACTACGATGTAGACTATGTGATTAATCCCTGGATGGAAGGGAATATTCATAAATCATCGCGCGATCGCGCCGTCGAACAGTGGCAGGGATTACACCAAATCCTTAAACAACACGCCATTGTAGACTTAGTACCACCCCAAAAAGGTTGGCCTGATTTAGTTTTTACCGCCAACGCTGGTTTGGTACTGGGAGAAAATGTTGTACTCAGTCGCTTTTTACATAAAGAACGTCAGGGAGAGGAACCTTTCTTCAAAGAATGGTTTGAAGAAAATGGTTATACAGTCAATGAACTTCCTAAAGATTTGCCCTTTGAAGGTGCAGGAGATGCACTCTTAGATCGAGAAGGACGCTGGTTATGGGCGGGATACGGTTTCCGTTCCGAATTAGATTCTCACCCTTATCTAGCTAAATGGCTGGATATTGAGGTTCTCTCTCTGCGACTCATAGACGAACGTTTCTATCACCTGGATACCTGTTTTTGTCCGTTATCAAATGGCTATTTGCTGTACTATCCAGGCGCTTTTGATTCTTACTCCAACCGCTTAATTGAAATGCGAGTCGCACCAGAAAAGCGAATCGCAATTGCTGAAGCCGATGCAGTCAACTTCGCTTGTAATACGGTGAATGTGGACAGCATTGTGATTATGAACAAGGCGAGTGAGGCTTTGAAAACCCGCCTTGCAGATGTGGGTTTCCAAGTGCTGGAAACACCGCTAACGGAATTTCTGAAAGCTGGTGGTGCAGCTAAATGTTTAACTTTGCGGGTAACGGAACCAGTTAGGGATGAAATTCATGCCAATGTTTCGGTAGAAAGCCGTGTCATTCGTATGGAAGGACATTTGCTTGATGCTGGCTTAATTAACCGCGCCTTGGATTTGATTATAGATGCCGGGGGAAGCTTCCAAGTATTGAATTTCAACTTGGGAGAACAACGGCAAAGTACCTCGGCTGCCGAAGTGAAAGTATCAGCACCATCTCATGAGGTGATGGAAGAAATCATCTCTCTATTGATTGATTTGGGTGCAGTAGATTTACCCCATGATGAGCGAGACGCGATCTTGGAACCTGTGATCCAAAATGGTGTAGCGCCTGATGATTTCTACGTCAGTACCATTTATCCTACCGAAGTCCGAATTAATGGGCAGTGGATCAAGGTAGAAAATCAACGGATGGATGGCGCGATCGCAATTACTCAAACTCCCACTGGCTTAGTTGCTAGGTGTAAAATATTACGCGATTTAGAAGTTGGCGAACGAGTAATTGTAGACGTACTAGGTATCCGTACTATTCGCAAAACTGAATCGCGCGAACAACGCAGTACCCAAGAATTTAGCTTCATGTCGGCGGGCGTTTCCAGCGAACGGCGCGTGGAATTGGTAGTTGAACAAGTAGCTTGGGAATTACGGAAAATCCGTGATGCTGGTGGTAAGGTAGTTGTCACGGCTGGGCCCGTAGTGATTCACACTGGCGGCGGTGAACACTTAGCCCAACTGGTTCGGGAAGGATATGTACAGGCGCTGCTGGGTGGAAATGCGATCGCAGTTCATGATATCGAGCAAAATATCATGGGCACTTCCTTGGGTGTAGACATGAAGCGGGGTGTCGCCGTTCGTGGTGGACACCGCCATCACTTGAAGGTAATTAATAGTATCCGTCGTTATGGCAGCATTCCCAAAGCTGTAGAGGCGGGGGCAATTAAAAGTGGCGTAATGTATGAGTGCGTCAACAATAATGTACCTTTTGTGCTTGCGGGATCGATTCGGGATGATGGACCTTTACCTGATACCCAAATGGATTTGATTAAAGCGCAGGAGGAATATGCTAAACACCTAGAAGGTGCGGAAATGATTTTGATGCTGTCATCAATGCTACACTCCATTGGCGTGGGGAATATGACTCCGGCGGGGGTGAAGATGGTGTGTGTGGATATTAATCCAGCTGTGGTGACTAAATTAAGCGATCGCGGTTCTGTAGAATCAGTGGGTGTGGTGACGGATGTGGGATTGTTCCTGAGTCTGTTGATTCAGCAGTTGGATAAGTTGACAAGCCCCTATGTCAATAAGGTAGGTTAA
- a CDS encoding glycosyltransferase family 39 protein, which produces MRKQLSKSWLTSLFWLRFLIIILLVIGVLFRFVNIGKKIYWGDEVFSSLRISGYMQSEINEQLSNGSLLTIKDLSKYQYPNSEKNTIDTIKGIIVEDSQILPLYILMTRFWVQHFGDSVAAVRSFSAFTSLFTFPFIYLLCEELFGSSLIGWMAVTLVAVSPIDVVYAQEARAYSLWIVTILMSSLALLRAMRLQTKVSWGIYTATLILGFYTHIFFTFVALAQGIYVITIEGFRLSKTTIYYLFSSLAGFITFVPWLWIIITNPQPEAVNWANTKQTLFGSAARWAGIFSRTFLDLGISPSDPGKLKLALIPCIFIIFAIVFYSIYVLCQRTPKKVWLFVLTLIASVGIPLFIADFVFYKRYATSRYTLPSVLGIQLAVPYLLTTKITSISTNFWQKKLWSLVTFMLITSGIISCALNSQAQIWWNKFPEKYQEYPKVASIISQGKKPLLISDDNIIPGIGMMAHLVDSKVEFQIVRKNHLPEITNGFTEIFLFNSSDFLKAGIEKIYNSKLQQINHLLWKVTKSS; this is translated from the coding sequence ATGAGAAAGCAATTGTCAAAAAGCTGGCTTACTTCTCTATTTTGGTTACGTTTTTTAATCATAATCCTATTAGTAATAGGTGTACTTTTCCGTTTCGTCAATATTGGCAAAAAAATCTATTGGGGTGATGAAGTTTTCTCCTCATTACGCATATCGGGTTATATGCAGTCAGAAATAAATGAGCAGTTAAGCAATGGTAGTTTGCTTACTATAAAAGATTTGAGTAAATACCAATATCCCAATTCTGAAAAAAATACAATTGATACAATTAAAGGGATTATTGTAGAAGACTCACAGATTTTGCCGCTATATATTTTAATGACTAGGTTTTGGGTACAACACTTTGGTGATTCTGTAGCAGCGGTAAGAAGTTTTTCGGCATTCACTAGTCTGTTCACTTTTCCTTTTATTTATTTGCTATGTGAAGAATTATTTGGATCTTCACTAATAGGGTGGATGGCCGTCACTTTGGTAGCTGTTTCACCTATTGATGTTGTGTATGCACAAGAAGCGCGAGCATACAGTTTATGGATAGTGACTATCTTAATGTCGAGCCTAGCACTGTTGCGAGCCATGCGCCTTCAAACAAAGGTTAGTTGGGGTATTTATACAGCAACATTAATATTAGGGTTTTATACTCATATATTTTTTACCTTCGTTGCTCTTGCACAGGGAATTTATGTAATTACAATCGAAGGCTTTCGATTGAGTAAAACCACGATTTATTACCTATTTTCATCACTTGCAGGGTTTATAACTTTTGTACCTTGGCTTTGGATTATTATTACCAACCCTCAGCCAGAAGCAGTAAATTGGGCAAATACTAAACAAACGTTATTTGGATCAGCCGCAAGGTGGGCTGGTATCTTTAGCCGTACGTTTCTTGATTTAGGTATTAGTCCTAGCGATCCTGGAAAACTTAAGCTTGCATTAATTCCGTGTATTTTTATTATTTTTGCGATAGTTTTTTATTCAATTTATGTTCTTTGTCAAAGAACCCCTAAAAAAGTTTGGTTATTTGTTTTAACCTTGATTGCATCTGTAGGGATTCCCTTATTCATAGCAGATTTTGTCTTTTACAAGCGATATGCTACTAGTCGATATACTCTGCCCTCAGTTTTAGGTATACAATTAGCTGTTCCTTACCTACTTACGACTAAGATTACATCTATTTCTACTAACTTTTGGCAAAAAAAGCTTTGGTCACTTGTTACGTTCATGCTAATTACGAGTGGGATTATATCTTGTGCCCTCAACTCTCAAGCCCAGATTTGGTGGAACAAATTCCCAGAAAAATACCAAGAATATCCTAAAGTTGCTAGTATTATTAGTCAAGGTAAGAAACCGCTTTTAATTAGTGATGATAATATAATTCCAGGCATTGGAATGATGGCTCACTTAGTCGATTCAAAAGTGGAATTTCAAATTGTACGCAAAAACCATTTACCAGAGATTACTAATGGTTTTACTGAGATATTCTTGTTCAATTCCTCTGATTTCTTAAAAGCTGGAATTGAAAAAATTTATAACTCAAAGTTACAGCAGATAAACCACTTACTGTGGAAAGTAACAAAATCTTCCTAA
- a CDS encoding DUF2157 domain-containing protein, with the protein MSSPLERPLKFEIRLPSSHPQLLEGLDIWLSLGLISDTQVKQLCQEFLVCTVVLPPQPEVKTKVVFLTPDPVQELPVAALQSSRRRQPQQKTVEPNFVSTMLQSLGAELSVRWLLFLGVFLVVVSSGVLAASQWEKFPASGQYGVLFAYTLSFWGLSFWATRQNNLRLTAQTLLIVTLLLVPVNFWAMDSFQLWQNPVDLVAVAIAWPTLTAITVLLSKNRAIFTNLRTSKLPLANILGLSYLHWGWQLPGFPLIAVYVAMIGTTIITIYHNYQQPNIVSEQDRSDVYDGLRRSLSISLTAAVIIYALIVLLVRAIFVAGVNVTQLGLAIGICGWLVTWLAQERVGGGGQGGILRLRSVTGGAGGAGGAEEVTLIFPSSLFLWEKLGGILLFLGWLVSVVNYPWQGIAVSGLGLWSVGSRLRRYSLKLDFAAVFVIGLEMIWLGWRLVPDSLQKLAIATATQLTNSQNEPWALLGVALFPYIILMVALTDSLHRTEKRELAKFGELLTLLLGAFLTTIAIVNPVLRSLNLLFSTITLAFVTQRRSPASLPLIYLTHIIGVLTFCSTINWLAPTLSQQVWASILLALMVAEWRFSVKEGVWQRSAWDVGLGLAAASFFLLWMNAESSWYGVADSQAYLGALWLVTPIALTGVANCTTTERRTTTRYLSVLAVGVAQLLTIQLPETRLIGLAVGAGLMFVNTRYLRNQLSAVITEGFALSFIVALLWMGVPGLPHLVLGGWFVVGAIAILILWLARTVLSRRGNELALNYAAASDKWAIALCGFELFSLTLHSVLIYSGFITSGFLYLAATIITLTAIVYRSWREPTNWAFYGIGWCLELLTAQVLGFGERSIVRIAIANIALGLIAQLAGEWWRRRHQLEKLPSSLHILPLIYGAFSVLLRLNTFTEWTGLYSFGVALIIIGVGRRRENFKPLLYLGIIGISISVYELLFYQMSQASGGALGDGLIAMSALGASIMYAYRILSPWLVNYLHLTPQELKRIAHIHWAWSSCLLMAAIPLPIGINRLVGLATGVFLIRYAIFQGRNSRTSPSIFGRITIAEMWVYLGLLEVAGMRVYWRETAVGKFWAGPLVPWNGAIACVISYFLYILPWESWGWSKKPWQQAAYITPLIILWETRLQTYPITLVLAAGFYIFLAKVGENIRFTYISVALIDWALCRWFDSLRLNDVLWYVTPIGLSLLYIAQVDTQLRLPEYKPARHILRLLGSGLICGWAILFNQNTAWIPGIFSLIAIFAGLALRVRAFLYIGTVTFLITTIYQSVIFSLQYSFLKWVVGLLVGILLIYIAANFETRRTQITSLIRSAIDEFQTWQ; encoded by the coding sequence ATGTCATCGCCCCTTGAGCGCCCGCTAAAATTTGAAATTAGACTGCCATCGTCACATCCTCAGTTACTAGAAGGACTAGATATATGGCTGAGTTTAGGTTTGATATCCGATACCCAGGTTAAGCAGCTATGTCAAGAGTTTCTGGTGTGTACGGTGGTGTTGCCACCCCAGCCTGAAGTGAAAACAAAGGTAGTGTTTTTAACTCCCGATCCCGTACAGGAATTACCCGTAGCAGCTTTACAATCTAGCCGCCGTAGACAACCACAACAAAAAACAGTCGAACCCAACTTTGTCAGTACAATGTTGCAGTCCTTGGGGGCAGAACTGAGTGTACGCTGGCTGCTTTTTCTAGGGGTATTCCTGGTAGTGGTATCCTCTGGGGTACTGGCTGCGAGTCAGTGGGAAAAGTTTCCTGCTTCTGGACAGTATGGAGTTTTGTTTGCTTATACTCTGAGTTTTTGGGGATTAAGCTTTTGGGCGACTAGGCAAAACAATCTGAGATTGACGGCTCAAACTTTGCTGATTGTCACCCTTTTGTTAGTTCCAGTGAACTTTTGGGCAATGGATAGCTTTCAATTGTGGCAAAATCCTGTGGATTTGGTTGCAGTTGCGATCGCCTGGCCTACCCTCACTGCTATAACTGTTTTACTCTCCAAAAATCGGGCTATTTTTACCAATTTACGTACTAGCAAATTACCTTTAGCCAATATTCTAGGGCTGAGTTATCTGCATTGGGGTTGGCAATTGCCAGGATTCCCCTTAATTGCCGTCTATGTGGCAATGATTGGCACAACTATAATTACTATTTATCACAATTACCAACAGCCTAATATTGTCAGTGAGCAAGATAGAAGCGATGTCTACGACGGGCTACGCCGCAGCTTAAGTATTAGTTTAACTGCCGCCGTAATTATTTATGCTTTGATAGTGCTGCTAGTACGGGCGATTTTTGTTGCTGGGGTAAATGTCACTCAGTTGGGATTAGCTATTGGCATTTGCGGCTGGCTAGTAACTTGGTTAGCACAGGAGAGGGTAGGGGGCGGAGGGCAGGGGGGCATACTTCGACTACGCTCAGTAACCGGGGGAGCAGGGGGAGCAGGGGGAGCGGAGGAAGTAACTTTAATATTCCCCTCATCTCTCTTTCTCTGGGAAAAACTTGGTGGGATTTTACTGTTTTTGGGTTGGCTGGTTTCGGTAGTAAATTATCCTTGGCAAGGAATAGCTGTAAGTGGTTTAGGTTTATGGTCTGTGGGAAGTCGCTTGCGGCGGTACAGTTTAAAGCTAGACTTCGCTGCGGTTTTCGTCATCGGTTTAGAGATGATTTGGCTAGGTTGGCGATTAGTACCTGATAGCTTACAGAAATTAGCGATCGCAACTGCTACTCAACTCACAAATTCTCAAAATGAACCTTGGGCTTTGCTGGGTGTAGCTTTATTTCCCTACATAATTTTGATGGTGGCGCTTACAGATAGCCTACATCGCACCGAAAAGCGAGAATTAGCTAAATTTGGCGAACTGCTCACCCTCTTACTTGGAGCCTTTTTAACAACGATCGCGATTGTCAATCCTGTATTGCGATCGCTAAATCTCCTATTTTCTACCATCACTCTGGCATTCGTCACTCAACGTCGTTCCCCCGCATCCCTTCCCCTGATATATCTAACTCACATCATCGGGGTGCTGACATTTTGCTCTACCATTAATTGGCTGGCACCAACCCTGAGTCAACAAGTCTGGGCAAGTATTTTATTAGCTCTGATGGTTGCAGAATGGCGATTTAGCGTAAAAGAAGGAGTCTGGCAACGTAGTGCGTGGGATGTCGGTTTAGGACTAGCCGCCGCTAGTTTTTTCCTATTGTGGATGAATGCAGAATCATCTTGGTATGGTGTCGCTGATAGCCAAGCTTATTTGGGAGCCTTATGGCTAGTTACCCCTATAGCTCTCACGGGTGTTGCAAATTGCACAACTACAGAACGTCGGACTACTACCCGTTACTTGAGTGTCTTGGCTGTGGGAGTTGCCCAGCTACTTACTATACAGTTACCAGAAACCAGATTAATTGGTTTGGCAGTAGGTGCAGGACTAATGTTCGTAAATACGCGCTATTTACGAAACCAACTATCTGCGGTAATTACAGAAGGATTTGCTCTGAGTTTCATCGTGGCGCTGCTGTGGATGGGTGTACCTGGTTTACCTCACCTCGTTCTCGGAGGTTGGTTTGTCGTAGGCGCGATCGCAATCCTAATTCTATGGTTAGCCAGGACAGTTTTGAGCCGACGCGGAAACGAATTAGCACTTAATTATGCAGCCGCCAGTGATAAATGGGCGATCGCATTGTGTGGTTTTGAGTTGTTTAGTTTGACACTACACTCAGTGCTGATTTACTCAGGGTTTATCACTTCGGGATTTTTGTACTTAGCTGCCACTATAATTACCTTGACAGCTATTGTTTATCGCAGTTGGCGAGAACCAACCAATTGGGCATTCTATGGCATTGGGTGGTGTTTGGAATTGTTGACTGCCCAAGTGTTGGGATTTGGGGAGCGATCAATTGTTAGGATAGCGATCGCAAATATCGCTTTAGGTTTAATCGCTCAACTTGCCGGCGAGTGGTGGCGGCGACGACATCAATTAGAAAAACTTCCTAGCAGCCTTCACATTTTGCCATTAATTTATGGTGCATTCAGTGTGTTGCTGCGTTTGAACACGTTCACCGAGTGGACTGGTTTATATTCCTTTGGTGTAGCTTTAATCATCATTGGTGTAGGGCGACGGCGCGAGAACTTTAAACCCCTGCTGTACTTAGGAATAATTGGCATATCTATTTCTGTCTATGAACTTTTGTTCTATCAAATGTCACAAGCTTCAGGAGGAGCATTAGGTGATGGATTGATTGCCATGTCTGCCCTTGGTGCCAGTATCATGTATGCTTACCGTATTTTGTCACCTTGGCTTGTAAACTACTTACATCTAACTCCCCAAGAATTGAAAAGAATTGCCCATATTCATTGGGCTTGGAGTAGCTGCTTATTAATGGCTGCCATTCCTCTCCCCATTGGAATTAACCGTTTGGTGGGATTAGCAACAGGGGTATTTTTGATCCGTTATGCCATCTTTCAAGGACGAAATTCGCGCACTTCCCCCAGCATATTTGGAAGAATCACCATAGCCGAAATGTGGGTTTACCTTGGCTTATTAGAGGTAGCCGGTATGAGAGTTTATTGGCGCGAGACAGCAGTAGGAAAATTTTGGGCTGGGCCGTTAGTTCCTTGGAACGGTGCGATCGCTTGTGTGATATCCTATTTTCTGTATATCCTACCTTGGGAAAGTTGGGGTTGGTCTAAAAAACCTTGGCAGCAAGCCGCCTACATCACACCACTGATAATTTTATGGGAAACCAGACTGCAAACTTATCCCATTACCTTGGTACTCGCAGCAGGTTTCTACATATTCCTGGCAAAAGTGGGTGAAAACATCCGTTTTACATATATCAGTGTGGCGTTGATTGATTGGGCACTTTGCCGATGGTTTGATTCCTTACGCCTGAATGATGTTTTATGGTATGTAACACCAATTGGGTTATCACTGCTTTATATTGCTCAAGTGGATACCCAACTTAGGCTACCAGAGTACAAACCGGCTCGCCATATTTTGAGATTGCTAGGTAGTGGTTTAATTTGTGGATGGGCAATTTTATTTAATCAAAACACAGCCTGGATACCTGGAATTTTCAGCCTCATCGCCATTTTTGCCGGATTAGCTTTGCGAGTGCGGGCTTTTCTCTATATTGGCACAGTCACTTTTTTAATTACTACAATCTATCAATCGGTAATTTTTAGTTTGCAGTATTCCTTTTTAAAATGGGTTGTTGGCTTATTAGTTGGCATCCTCCTGATTTATATTGCCGCCAATTTTGAAACCCGTCGCACTCAGATAACTTCCTTAATTCGTAGCGCCATTGATGAATTTCAAACATGGCAATAG
- a CDS encoding peroxiredoxin has translation MISRRTFLNILFASCISFISWLNFTSAADALGGKLPAINQPAPEFTLPTNTGDGKISLSDLRGKWLVLYFYPKDFTSGCTIEARRFQQDLPQYLEKNTQIIGVSADDIDSHAKFCDSEGLKFPLLADTDGSVSKAYGSWLGYLSMRHSFIIDPQGVLRETFVKVNPTVHSSEVLARLEKLQSTAS, from the coding sequence ATGATTTCCCGCCGCACTTTTTTAAATATATTATTTGCCAGCTGTATTTCTTTCATCAGCTGGCTGAACTTTACCTCTGCTGCTGATGCCCTTGGTGGTAAACTTCCCGCAATTAATCAACCCGCACCAGAGTTTACTTTGCCAACTAACACAGGTGATGGCAAAATTTCCCTCTCTGACTTGCGCGGTAAGTGGCTAGTTCTTTACTTTTATCCTAAAGACTTCACCTCTGGTTGTACTATAGAGGCTCGTCGTTTTCAGCAAGACTTACCCCAATACCTCGAAAAAAATACCCAGATTATTGGCGTAAGCGCTGATGATATTGATTCTCACGCCAAATTTTGTGATTCTGAGGGACTAAAATTCCCACTTTTAGCTGACACTGATGGTTCAGTGAGTAAAGCTTACGGTTCGTGGCTTGGCTACTTATCAATGCGCCATAGTTTTATCATTGATCCTCAAGGTGTTTTGCGCGAGACTTTTGTCAAAGTCAACCCAACTGTTCATAGTTCAGAAGTGCTGGCACGATTAGAAAAGTTACAGTCTACAGCTTCTTAG
- the sipA gene encoding regulatory protein SipA — protein sequence MSEEFAIGSKVRVVALPPYVKTAEPIPMLRPPDVIHIGEEGIVLDRRPGGYWGIRFARGAFLLDSQYIESIDKPTESDSK from the coding sequence ATGTCTGAAGAATTTGCAATTGGTAGTAAAGTCCGTGTTGTGGCACTACCACCCTACGTCAAAACTGCTGAACCTATTCCTATGCTGCGCCCCCCTGATGTTATTCACATTGGCGAAGAAGGTATAGTCCTTGACCGCCGTCCCGGTGGATATTGGGGTATTCGCTTCGCTAGGGGAGCTTTTCTCTTAGATAGCCAATACATCGAAAGCATAGATAAACCTACCGAATCTGACTCTAAATGA